From a region of the Desmodus rotundus isolate HL8 chromosome 7, HLdesRot8A.1, whole genome shotgun sequence genome:
- the HIC2 gene encoding hypermethylated in cancer 2 protein isoform X2 → MRWYAWAGRGDMGPDMELPSHSKQLLLQLNQQRTKGFLCDVIIMVENSIFRAHKNVLAASSIYFKSLVLHDNLINLDTDMVSSTVFQQILDFIYTGKLLPSDQPAEPNFSTLLTAASYLQLPELAALCRRKLKRAGKPFGSGRVGASGMGRPPRSQRLSTSSVIQARYPGLMDGRKGAHPSQELPQAKGSDDELFLGSSNQESALGLGRAVCPASGEAGLGSCSTNGSSGGCEQELGLDLSKKSPPLPPATPGPPLTPDDPAQLSDSQHGSPLSASAPPIANSASYAELGGTPSEPMDLEGPEDNHLSLLEGPSGQSRKSLRHSARKKEWSKKEPMASSPFERREVGPKGSCPGEESEGLGDRVPNGILANSVAGGGPSGPYGEPPYPCKEEEENGKDGSEDSGQSGSEGGSGHASAHYMYRQEGYETVSYGDNLYVCIPCAKGFPSSEQLNAHVETHTEEELFIKEEGAYDTGSGGAEEEAEDLSAPSAAYAAEPRPFKCSVCEKTYKDPATLRQHEKTHWLTRPFPCNICGKMFTQRGTMTRHMRSHLGLKPFACDECGMRFTRQYRLTEHMRVHSGEKPYECQLCGGKFTQQRNLISHLRMHTSPS, encoded by the coding sequence GTGGTACGCGTGGGCAGGGCGTGGGGACATGGGGCCCGACATGGAGCTGCCCAGCCACTCGAAGCAGCTCCTGCTGCAGCTGAACCAGCAGAGGACAAAGGGCTTCCTGTGTGACGTCATCATCATGGTGGAGAACTCCATTTTCCGGGCCCACAAGAACGTCCTGGCTGCCAGCAGCATTTACTTCAAGTCCCTGGTCCTGCACGACAACCTCATCAATCTGGACACAGACATGGTCAGCTCCACTGTGTTTCAGCAGATCCTGGACTTCATCTATACGGGCAAGCTGCTGCCCAGCGACCAGCCGGCCGAGCCCAACTTCAGCACTCTCCTCACTGCCGCCAGCTACCTCCAGCTGCCCGAGTTGGCAGCCCTCTGCCGCCGCAAGCTCAAGAGAGCCGGCAAGCCCTTTGGCTCTGGACGGGTGGGAGCCTCTGGCATGGGGCGACCCCCTCGCAGCCAGCGGCTGTCTACAAGTTCAGTCATCCAGGCTCGGTATCCGGGGCTCATGGATGGGCGCAAGGGGGCCCATCCCTCCCAGGAGCTCCCCCAGGCTAAAGGCTCGGATGACGAGCTCTTCCTCGGCAGCTCCAACCAGGAGAGTGCACTCGGCCTGGGTCGGGCTGTCTGTCCGGCCAGCGGGGAGGCCGGCCTGGGCAGCTGCAGCACCAATGGGAGCAGTGGGGGCTGCGAACAGGAGCTGGGCCTGGACCTGTCCAAGAAGAGCCCTCCTTTGCCCCCTGCCACCCCTGGTCCCCCTCTCACCCCTGATGACCCAGCCCAGCTGAGTGACAGTCAGCACGGCTCACCCCTCTCGGCCTCTGCCCCCCCCATTGCCAACAGTGCCTCTTACGCTGAGCTGGGGGGCACCCCCAGTGAGCCCATGGACCTGGAGGGGCCCGAGGACAACCACCTGAGCCTGCTGGAGGGGCCCAGTGGGCAGTCCCGGAAGAGCCTCCGGCACTCGGCCCGCAAGAAAGAGTGGAGCAAAAAGGAGCCCATGGCAAGTTCCCCTTTTGAGCGGAGAGAAGTGGGGCCCAAGGGCTCCTGCCCAGGGGAAGAGAGCGAGGGGCTTGGGGACAGGGTTCCCAATGGCATCCTGGCCAACAGTGTAGCAGGGGGTGGCCCCAGTGGGCCCTATGGGGAGCCTCCATACCCCtgcaaggaggaagaggagaatggcAAGGACGGGAGCGAGGACAGCGGGCAGagtgggagtgaggggggcagCGGCCACGCCAGTGCCCACTACATGTACCGGCAGGAAGGCTATGAGACAGTGTCCTATGGGGACAACCTGTATGTGTGCATCCCCTGCGCCAAAGGCTTCCCCAGCTCTGAGCAGCTCAACGCCCACGTGGAGACGCACACAGAGGAGGAGCTATTCATCAAAGAGGAGGGTGCCTACGACACGGGCAGTGGGGGCgctgaggaggaggctgaggaccTGTCGGCGCCCAGTGCAGCCTATGCAGCTGAGCCCCGGCCCTTCAAGTGCTCGGTCTGCGAGAAGACCTACAAGGACCCAGCCACCCTGCGGCAGCATGAGAAGACACACTGGCTGACACGGCCCTTCCCCTGCAACATCTGCGGCAAGATGTTCACACAGCGTGGCACCATGACACGCCACATGCGTAGCCACCTGGGCCTGAAGCCCTTCGCCTGCGATGAGTGTGGCATGCGCTTCACCCGCCAGTACCGCCTGACGGAGCACATGCGCGTGCACTCAGGTGAGAAGCCCTACGAGTGCCAGCTCTGCGGGGGCAAGTTCACCCAGCAGCGCAACCTCATCAGCCACCTGCGCATGCACACCTCCCCCTCctag
- the TMEM191C gene encoding transmembrane protein 191C has product MSETRELMLQLQKDNRDGRQRKQELEELVRGLEAESESLTGRLQDLRERERSLQRRRSQAARALRGEAREAARERAERARGLLEAAEQRKQDLELRSRQLQEQWEELSSQLFYYGGDQLSRQRAEQQLGTQLLALQKQLELLEAKHAMQAEGLRQGAQRTEEAWASFQEQSGVLQELQGKVMEAAAALDASRGSAELCNSQSRRVQDCAGSLMEEVAKAECKKRLFCSAGATGTKLGARSALQLLLLLPLGLLALALLYLLLVNPEAFRRVLPRLVSDTAFRRLRYTLSPLLELRARGLLPA; this is encoded by the exons ATGTCCGAGACGCGAGAGCTGATGCTGCAGCTGCAAAAGGACAACCGCGACGGGCGCCAGAGgaagcaggagctggaggagctggtACGCGGGCTCGAGGCGGAGAGCGAGAGCCTCACCGGGCGCCTGCAGGACCTGCGCGAGCGCGAGCGCAG CCTGCAGCGGAGGAGAAGCCAAGCCGCGCGGGCCCTGCGGGGGGAGGCGCGCGAGGCAGCGCGGGAGCGCGCAGAGCGGGCGCGCGGACTGCTGGAGGCCGCAGAGCAGCGCAAGCAGGACCTG GAGCTACGTAGCCGGCAGCTGCAGGAGCAATGGGAAGAGCTGTCAAGTCAG ctattTTACTACGGAGGGGACCAACTGAGTCGGCAGCGCGCCGAGCAGCAACTCGGGACCCAACTGCTAGCGTTGCAG AAACAACTGGAGTTGCTGGAGGCCAAGCACGCGATGCAGGCCGAGGGCCTGCGGCAG GGCGCACAGCGgacagaggaagcctgggccagTTTCCAGGAGCAGAGTGGAGTCCTGCAG gaGCTGCAGGGGAAAGTGATGGAGGCGGCGGCTGCGCTGGATGCCTCGAGAGGCAGCGCGGAACT TTGCAACTCTCAGTCACGCCGGGTGCAGGACTGCGCGGGGTCCCTCATGGAGGAGGTGGCCAAGGCCGAGTGT AAGAAGCGGCTATTTTGCAGCGCGGGTGCGACGGGCACCAA GTTAGGGGCGCGGAGCGCGCTgcagttgctgctgctgctcccgcTCGGCTTGCTGGCGCTGGCGCTGCTCTACCTGCTGCTGGTCAACCCCGAAGCCTTCCGCCGCGTGCTCCCGCGCCTGGTGTCGGACACCGCCTTCCGCCGCCTGCGCTACACGCTGTCCCCGCTGCTCGAGCTGCGCGCGCGCGGGTTGCTGCCCGCCTAG
- the HIC2 gene encoding hypermethylated in cancer 2 protein isoform X1, giving the protein MVSGPLALRWYAWAGRGDMGPDMELPSHSKQLLLQLNQQRTKGFLCDVIIMVENSIFRAHKNVLAASSIYFKSLVLHDNLINLDTDMVSSTVFQQILDFIYTGKLLPSDQPAEPNFSTLLTAASYLQLPELAALCRRKLKRAGKPFGSGRVGASGMGRPPRSQRLSTSSVIQARYPGLMDGRKGAHPSQELPQAKGSDDELFLGSSNQESALGLGRAVCPASGEAGLGSCSTNGSSGGCEQELGLDLSKKSPPLPPATPGPPLTPDDPAQLSDSQHGSPLSASAPPIANSASYAELGGTPSEPMDLEGPEDNHLSLLEGPSGQSRKSLRHSARKKEWSKKEPMASSPFERREVGPKGSCPGEESEGLGDRVPNGILANSVAGGGPSGPYGEPPYPCKEEEENGKDGSEDSGQSGSEGGSGHASAHYMYRQEGYETVSYGDNLYVCIPCAKGFPSSEQLNAHVETHTEEELFIKEEGAYDTGSGGAEEEAEDLSAPSAAYAAEPRPFKCSVCEKTYKDPATLRQHEKTHWLTRPFPCNICGKMFTQRGTMTRHMRSHLGLKPFACDECGMRFTRQYRLTEHMRVHSGEKPYECQLCGGKFTQQRNLISHLRMHTSPS; this is encoded by the exons ATGGTTTCTGGGCCCCTGGCACTCAG GTGGTACGCGTGGGCAGGGCGTGGGGACATGGGGCCCGACATGGAGCTGCCCAGCCACTCGAAGCAGCTCCTGCTGCAGCTGAACCAGCAGAGGACAAAGGGCTTCCTGTGTGACGTCATCATCATGGTGGAGAACTCCATTTTCCGGGCCCACAAGAACGTCCTGGCTGCCAGCAGCATTTACTTCAAGTCCCTGGTCCTGCACGACAACCTCATCAATCTGGACACAGACATGGTCAGCTCCACTGTGTTTCAGCAGATCCTGGACTTCATCTATACGGGCAAGCTGCTGCCCAGCGACCAGCCGGCCGAGCCCAACTTCAGCACTCTCCTCACTGCCGCCAGCTACCTCCAGCTGCCCGAGTTGGCAGCCCTCTGCCGCCGCAAGCTCAAGAGAGCCGGCAAGCCCTTTGGCTCTGGACGGGTGGGAGCCTCTGGCATGGGGCGACCCCCTCGCAGCCAGCGGCTGTCTACAAGTTCAGTCATCCAGGCTCGGTATCCGGGGCTCATGGATGGGCGCAAGGGGGCCCATCCCTCCCAGGAGCTCCCCCAGGCTAAAGGCTCGGATGACGAGCTCTTCCTCGGCAGCTCCAACCAGGAGAGTGCACTCGGCCTGGGTCGGGCTGTCTGTCCGGCCAGCGGGGAGGCCGGCCTGGGCAGCTGCAGCACCAATGGGAGCAGTGGGGGCTGCGAACAGGAGCTGGGCCTGGACCTGTCCAAGAAGAGCCCTCCTTTGCCCCCTGCCACCCCTGGTCCCCCTCTCACCCCTGATGACCCAGCCCAGCTGAGTGACAGTCAGCACGGCTCACCCCTCTCGGCCTCTGCCCCCCCCATTGCCAACAGTGCCTCTTACGCTGAGCTGGGGGGCACCCCCAGTGAGCCCATGGACCTGGAGGGGCCCGAGGACAACCACCTGAGCCTGCTGGAGGGGCCCAGTGGGCAGTCCCGGAAGAGCCTCCGGCACTCGGCCCGCAAGAAAGAGTGGAGCAAAAAGGAGCCCATGGCAAGTTCCCCTTTTGAGCGGAGAGAAGTGGGGCCCAAGGGCTCCTGCCCAGGGGAAGAGAGCGAGGGGCTTGGGGACAGGGTTCCCAATGGCATCCTGGCCAACAGTGTAGCAGGGGGTGGCCCCAGTGGGCCCTATGGGGAGCCTCCATACCCCtgcaaggaggaagaggagaatggcAAGGACGGGAGCGAGGACAGCGGGCAGagtgggagtgaggggggcagCGGCCACGCCAGTGCCCACTACATGTACCGGCAGGAAGGCTATGAGACAGTGTCCTATGGGGACAACCTGTATGTGTGCATCCCCTGCGCCAAAGGCTTCCCCAGCTCTGAGCAGCTCAACGCCCACGTGGAGACGCACACAGAGGAGGAGCTATTCATCAAAGAGGAGGGTGCCTACGACACGGGCAGTGGGGGCgctgaggaggaggctgaggaccTGTCGGCGCCCAGTGCAGCCTATGCAGCTGAGCCCCGGCCCTTCAAGTGCTCGGTCTGCGAGAAGACCTACAAGGACCCAGCCACCCTGCGGCAGCATGAGAAGACACACTGGCTGACACGGCCCTTCCCCTGCAACATCTGCGGCAAGATGTTCACACAGCGTGGCACCATGACACGCCACATGCGTAGCCACCTGGGCCTGAAGCCCTTCGCCTGCGATGAGTGTGGCATGCGCTTCACCCGCCAGTACCGCCTGACGGAGCACATGCGCGTGCACTCAGGTGAGAAGCCCTACGAGTGCCAGCTCTGCGGGGGCAAGTTCACCCAGCAGCGCAACCTCATCAGCCACCTGCGCATGCACACCTCCCCCTCctag